Part of the Rhizobium lentis genome, AGCAATAGGGCCGGCTGAGGCACGCCGGTGTTCTCTCCTATCGCCATTCCGCCCAGCAGGTTGCGGAACTCCGCCACTGTCTTGTTGGCGATGATGCCCAGCGCGAGGCCGCCGGCGATTGCCAGCAGGTGAAAGACTGAAACCGGCAGAGCGCCCGCTGCCGGCGTCATCAGCAGCTCCGGTACGAAGCGGTGCAGCAGGTAGATGGGGAAGGCAGAGACTGCGATCAGCGTCACGAAACGGCCGAGCCACACAGGCAACGGAATCCGCGGCAGATAAAGAAGGGCAAGAAGCGCGGCGAAGATCGTCAGATATTTGACCGTCGTTCCAATCCAAACCGTTTCCCAGAAGGCGAGGTATCCAAGCACGGCCGCAGCCAGCGCCGTCAGAACCATGCGCCGTGCCGCACGATCGGCCAGACCGGCACACCAGCCAAAGATAGCGAGATGGAAACCCCAATAGATTGTGAAGATCTGCCGCTTGCCGATGTCGAAGATAGGCGGAAGAGAAAAGCGCGCGGCGACGGCCAGCCCCAGCAGGCCAAGCGAAAAGGCAAAGGGTCGCGCCCGCGCGAGCTTGCGCACCGCAGGAATCGCGAAAATGAGCGCGAAGACGAGAAGCGTCTGCGCATAGGCTTCGATGAACCAGTAGAGATAGGGAACCATCTCGTGCCGCTCCGGATCGGCATAGCCGAAATTGCCGGTCAGCGTGATCGAAGCCCAGGGAACCGCCCGCCACACGAGCGCATAAGCGGCGACAATGAAGAAGTAGGGAATAAGAACGTTGATGGCGGGCCGCAACGCCTGACGGAACCGCCCGGCGAGGAAATGGGCGGACTGGAAGCGCGCCAGGCTGAAGCCGACGAGAAGCAGCATGACGCCAGATCCGCCGGGAATGGGCCACACCATCTCGTGGTGCACCACCACCAACAGAATGGCGATCGCCCTGAGGACGAGATCGGTTGGCAACGCCCTGACGTCTGCGAGGCGGGAGCGTGTCACCTGCCGGCAATTGTCGAGCTCGGCGATCCGCGCGTGCGCCCAGCCTTCCGGCAGGTCGACGCCAAGTCGGCCGAATTCCATGGTCAATTGCAGGAAGCGAAGGGAATCGCCGCCAAGCGAGACGAAGCTGTCATTGCGTCCGACGCTGAGGGGATAGAAGACGCGGGCATAGGCTTCGAGCACGCTGACCGCCGCCTGGCGGCCTTTCTCGCGCGTCTTCAGCATCTTCTTCTCGAGGCTGTCATAGTCGATTTTGCCGGAGGCAAGCCTGGGCAGGTTCGTCTGCTCGCTAACGCAGATCAGATTCGCGGGAAGATGGCTCGCCTTTGCAAGGATCCGCCGCGCCTGATCGGCCACATCAACATCGGTCACATAGGCCTGCAGACCCTCATCGTCACCCACCACCGCCGCCGCGATGCCTGCCTCCGCCAGAACCTGCTCCATGATGTCGAAGCCGATCCTCAGTCCCGCGACCTTCGCGAAACGGCTTTTCCGCCCGACGATACGGAAGAAACCTTCATGGTCGCGAACGGCGATATCACCGGTGTGCAGCGCCTCGATCTCGGCGGAGCGCGCGAGATCGGCACGATCTGCGCCGTAGCCCATCATCACGTTCGGGCCTGAGTAGACAAGCTCTCCAGCGGCGCCCGGCCGGTCAACCGGGTTTCCTTCATCATCGGCAAGGCTGAGGCTGCCGCCGGGGATGGCAATGCCGATCCGCTCTTCATGGTCCGACAGACTTTCCGGCGGGACGAAAGCGATACGGGCCGCCGCCTCGGTCTGGCCGTACATGACGAAGAAGCGGCCACCTCCGGCGCGCATGTAATCTCGGTAGCGGCGAATGAGTTCGGGCGCCAGCCTGCCGCCGGCCACCGTCATGAAGCGCAGCGCCTTGAGCTCAGTCGCCCGGAAGCCCGTGTTTTCCATGAGCTCATAGGAATAGGGCACACCCGAAAAATTGGTGCAGCCGCTTTCGCCGATCACTCTCGCGAAATCGTCGCTCATCACCGAGACACCGGGCAAGAAAATACTGCCGCCGGCAACCAAATGAGAATGGAGGACAGACAGGCCGTAGGAGTAGTGAAGCGGCAGGACCAAGGCAGCCCTGTCGGCCGATGAAAGGTCGAGATAATCCGCTATCGAACGCGCATTGGCGTCGAGATTGGCGTAGGAAAGGCGCACCGCCTTGGCAGTGCCCGAACTGCCGGAAGTCATCAGAACGAGGGCGAGATCGGGATGGAGTTGCTGCCTGCTGCCGCCAGGCCGACTTTCATCGATCAGACGCCAGCGGCCGTCGGCCGGCCGAAAGGTAAAGTCGGGCCGAAAGGCCGCAAGAAAATCTCTCCATAGCCGGTCGTCGCATGGGGGCAGCATGGCCACTGCGTGGCCTGCGCGCAACGCGCCAAGATATGCGACGATCATATGCTCCGAGGTTTCCGCCGAGATCGCGATGAGCCGCTTTTTCCCCTGGCCCAGCCGCTCCGCAAACCGCAACGTTCGCGCGTCGAGGTCAGCGTAGGAAAGCGTCCGCCCATCGGCGAAGACAAGCGCTACGCGATCATCCGCGCGAACGATTTCGGACAAGATATCGACAGGGGGCATGCTCGTGCTTCAGGTTTGCCGGAAAACTGCCGAAGCGCGTATAATCCTTGAGTATAACAGTCAACTAACCAGCAGCATGATCCGCCGTTTTTTGAGATCCAATAGGCGGGATTCCTTCCAACCACGATTTCATACACCCGCTTCAGACGGCTCTGCCCAATCCGAGCGGCGTCGGCCGGGGAAGGTTGTCGGCGCCTCCGTTTTCCTGGAGCAGTTCGAGGCGGTTAGAGGAGGGAAGGCTAGGGTAGAACGCCGCGACGACCTCCGGAACGTCGGCTTAGTATTTCAGGAGCGCCACGCCCAAGACGTCTCTCCAATCACGCCGCGCAATGAACGTCGGCGTGGGATGTCGACATCAGTTGTGAATTTGCCCGCAGCACGTCGGACGGCGCGGCAAAGTGCTGGCCGTCGAGGTCGTGACCATGAAACTTCACCGCTCAGATACTGGAAACGAGCATCATGCCTTTCCCTTGCGGACAACGTCCGCAATCGTCACTTCCTTGGGAATGAGCTTGAGCTTGAAAAAAGTATCGGCGATGCTCTGCTGCTGCGCGACGACGGTGTCGTCCAGGCTCTTGACCCCGTAGGATTGACGCTCGAGCGCCTTGACTAGGATAGGTTTTGGGATGCCGACAGACGGCGAGAGTTCCGCAGCCGCAGCCGCGGTATCGGACTTGGTCCATTCGTCGATCTCGGAAATGGCTTCGATCAAGACATCGATCGCCTCACCGTGGCCGTCGACCAACGTCTTGGTGCCGAGATAGAACTGGTGATTGGGAACGATGCCTTCGCCGTTTCTGAGTTCTCGCGCTTCGATCGTCACTTCCGCCGCTGCCTGGAAGGGATCCCAGATGACCCATGCATCAACCGCACCCTTTTCGAAGGCTGCGCGGCCGTCGGCCGGAGCGAGGAAGGATAATTCCACGTCCTCATAGTTCAAGCCGGCTTCTTCGAGAGCCTTGACGAGCAGGTAATGCACGTTCGAGCCCTTGTTGAGGGCGAGCTTTTTACCCTTCAGCTCCGCGACAGATTTAATGGGGCTGTCCTTCGGGACAAGTATGGCTTCGCCGCGCGGGGCGGGCGGCTCGTGCGCGATGTAGACAAGCGGAGCGTTCGCGGCCTGGGCGAAGATCGGCGGCGTTTCGCCGGTCGATCCGAAATCGACGGCACCGGCGTTCAGAGCCTCGAGCAGTTGGGGACCGCCCGGAAACTCGGTCCATTCAACCGAATAGCCGATGGATTCCAGTTTCTTCTCCAACGTACTCTTGCCCTTGAGAAGGACCAGCGTTCCATATTTCTGGTAACCGATACGCACGACCTTTTCAGCCGCGCGAGCCATCCGAATATGCGTCAAAGGTGTTGCAATGGCGCCTGCCACCACCGCCGTGAAAGCGCGTCTTGTGATCTATGTTTTTTCTAGAATATACGTGCTCCCGTATCCGCTTCTGCGGGATTCGCTTTTTTGTTCCGTTCCGGCAGCGAGCAAAAAGAACCGTCCCTGGAATGAAAGACGCTAGGGCGACGTTTCAGGCACGATCAGCTTTCCGAAATTCTTCCCGCAGGATAGTGTGCAAGACTATGGGCAGCTGCCACAGACCGGTATGCGCGAAATCGCTCGGCAGGGGAAACACCGTGTTCCAGATGTGGCCACCGACATTCCCGAAATAGACATCGATGCCGTTCGGGCAACACAGTGATGGCATTGTGTGAGGTGCGTCGCCGTTGTACCATGACTCTGACGGTTGCGCGCAGTGCTAGGCCTATAGCCGGAGCCATAGTCCGGTCGCACGTTTCAACCCGATGAATAAGTGGCCGCGGATCATGGAACTTATCGTCGCGCTTGGCCTGATTGTCTTCAAGGTCGCATTTCTGATTGCGATCCTGCTGCTGCTGCCGTTGCCGCTAACCTGGCTGGAACGCAAGGTCGCCGGGCACATCCAGCAGCGGATGGGGCCGATGCGTGTCGGGTGGCACGGGCTGCTGCAACCGGTGGCGGACGGAATAAAGCTCTTAACCAAAGAGGATCACATCCCCGCCGAGGCCGATCGCTTCCTGTTCAAACTGGCGCCGATCCTGGCGCTCGCCCCGCCCTTTGTGGTGTTCGTCGCGATCCCCTTCGGCGAAAGCATCTCGGTCCTCGGCGCCGAGATCACCCTCTACGCCTCCAACATGAACGTGGCGTTGCTCTTCGTCTTTGCGGTGATCGGGATCGAGGTCTATGGTGTCATCTTCGGTGGCTGGGCCGCTAACAGCAAATACGCGGTCCTTGGCAGCCTCAGAACCTGTGCGCAGATGATCAGCTACGAGATTCCGATGGGATTCGCGGTGATCGGAGTGGTCATGTTGGCGCAATCCATGAGCCTGCTCGACATCGTGCGGGCCCAATCCGATGTCTGGAACATCGTCTACCAACCGGTCGGCTTCTTCGTGTTCTTCGTCGCCGGATTGGCCGAAGCGCAGCGCATTCCCTTCGACCTTGCGGAAGCGGAAGGCGATCTGGGCGCCGGCTTCCATACCGAATACAGCGGTATCCGTTTTGCGTTTTTCATGGTCAGCGAATATGCCATCGTGTTGCTGGTGTCGGTCCTGGTGGTGATCCTGTTTTTCGGCGGCTGGAACGGTGTCCTAATCCCCTTGCCACCACTCCTCTGGTTTGTGCTCAAGGTCGCATTCTTCGTCTATGTGTTTATCTGGTTCCGCTTCACTTTCCCCCGCTACCGCTACGACCAACTGATGGCGATCGGATGGAAGGTCTTGCTTCCTCTGTCGATGGCGAACATAATTATAACCGGTGTACTTTTAGGGGCCGTAGCGGCTCCGTAGCGAGGCGGCGATGTCGCGCGCGCAGGACAGAGTTGGAACATGGATTGGCTGGGCGTTCTTCGCCGATCTGGCGAGTGCCTTGGCTCTGACCTTCGGCTACGGGATCTCCAGAACCGTAACCATGCAGTATCCGGACAAGGAAAAATGGCTACCCTACTCACGCTATCGCGGGCATCACTTCCTCAAGCGTGATGAAGAGGGCGAGATCAAGTGCGTAGCTTGCGAACTCTGCGCGCGGATCTGTCCCTGCGACTGCATCGAAGTCGTCCCTTACGAGGACGAGAAGGGTAACCGGCACCCGGCCAAATTCGAGATCGACACGGCTCGCTGCCTGTTCTGCGGACTGTGCGAGGATGCCTGCCCAGCGGATGCAATCGCGCTTGGCCAGCAGTACGAATTTTCGAGTTTTTCCTCGCGTGACCTGGTGATCGGGCGCGACGACCTGCTCGCCAAGCCGGGCAAGGCGGCAACCGGCGGCGGCGTGGTTGCCGCGAGCCTGAATACAGCGAAGGACGTGCTCGTCGAGACAAAAGAGACGAAGGGCTACAATTGGTGGCGGAATATCCGGCGAACGTGAACGCGCGCCATCCGTGAAGCCGGAGCGCGCAGACAGGAGGCTCAGATGCTTGTCGGCGAAATTATGAAGAACAAGGGTGTCGGTGTCATAGCGGTCGCTCCCGATCAGACGGTAGTGGAAGTCTTGAGGCTGTTTCGCGAGAACAATATTGGCTTCGTCGTCGTCAGCCAATCGAATGACGAATACGTGGGTTCGCTATCGGAACGGGATTGCTGCAATGCGGTGGCGGAATACGGGGCCGAGGCGGCGACGATGCGGGTCGCGGATGTCATGAACCGCAATGTGGCCACCTGTTCGACGCGGGATTTGCTACCCGTCGCGATGGGGATCATGACTCAGCGGCGTACGCGTCATGTGCTGGTCATGGATGACGGCGACGTTGTCGGCGTGGTCAGTATCGGCGACGTGGTTAAACACAGGCTCGAGGAAGCGCAGCGCACGGAACAAGATCTGCAGGATTACATCTGCGGGAACAGATATCACTGACGTCGCCGGCTTGGGCAGCTTACCGGGGCGGCGGCCGACCCCAAAAGCTTCAGACCCCACGCCAGATCCGGCTCGTGCGGTCGACCTCCAGAGTGGCATGCACCTTCTGGACCTCCACCGGGCATGGGTATTCGCCCCGCCGCATCAGGCCGTTGAGACGCAGGGCTCGATAGTTTTCCGGAACGAAGACGAGGCCTTTGGGAAACCGCCTGTCGACCTTGAGTTGCGCCGTCAGTTCTCCTCGGGCGGAACGCACAATGACCAGATCGCCATCCGAAAGGCCAAGCTGTGCGGTATCCTGCGCGCTCATCGCGACATAGGGATCATTGGCGACCGTATTCAGGATGTCCGACCGTTCGGAAAGATATCCGTTGTGGAACAGGCAGTTGCCGGTGATCAGCATGAGCCGGTCTCCTGCTGCCGGGACGGGCGGCGGCGCAAAGAACCTGGCCACAGGTGGCGTCGGCACCGCCTTGGTGAATGCGCCGTCGGCGCCAAGCGCGTGCTGAGTCAATCCTTGGTAGGCCGGAACCAGCCGTGCAATCTCGTCGAAAATTTCGCCTTGTGTCGACGGTCGCAGTGCCTGGTTGCGAAGCGCCGCGACGAAGTCGAAGATCGCCAGATTGCTTCGTGCCTCGAAGGCGGGTTCTCGGAATTTGCAGACCGTCTGGGTCCGGCCCTCATTGTTGGTGAACGTGCCGGTTTCCTCGCCGTAACCTGCCGCGGGCAGGACGACCTCTGCAAGGCCCGCCGTATCGGTGAGGAAGGCGTCCTGCACGATCAGGAGATCGGCGGCGCCAAGCGCCCGCGTCACGATATCCCTGTCGGGATAGGCAATCACGGGGTCGGTTCCGACGACGTAGAGAGCGCCCATCCGCCCGCCGACGCAGAGTTCCAGCATGGCGTCGAGATTCGCGCCGGGTTCAGACGGGATTTCGGCGCCCCAGTTCCGCGCAAGCGTTGTGCGTGCCACATCGTCGGTGACTGCCCGCAGGCCCGGCAGAGCCGCCGGCAGAACTCCCATGTCCCAGGCGCCCAGCTGGTTGGCTCGGTCGAAGAGGAACTGCATCGCCGGGTCTTTGCCGAGCAGGCGCAGAACCTGCAGCAGGTTGTTGATCTGCTGCAGCGTCGCGCGCGCTTCGGGTAATCTCAGGAGGTCGACGCTGACAAGCACGGTGACGCTGCGGCCTTCCTTGAGTGCTGCGGCCAGACGATCCGGTCCGTCAATGCCCGTTTCCGCCGCCGGCTTGCCGATTGTCGCATCGATGCCCGCAAGAACGTCGCCCGGCAAGGCCTGACCAACTGCCGCCACCAGACCTGCCACCACCGCCGCAAGGCCTGCCGCTTCTTCGCCCGGCAGCACACGAACCACCACCCTGGCATCGGCATCCAGACGGGATGGCCGCGCCGACAGCATGAGCAATCCGGTCTGCCGCCGCCGCACGCCATCCCGCAGCAGGTATTCGGTGACCGGGTTCTCCTCGGTGACGTTGCCGCCGACGACGAGCACGCAGTCGTTGCCGATCACGTCGTCCAGTGGTGCGCGGCTGTGGAAGGCTGCCAGTAGCGGGCCGAGCGTATCGAAGGGCGTGGACCAGCGTGACGAGCAATCAATGCTGTTGGTGCGGAATGCCGTTCGCATCAGCTTCTGAAACTGATAGAGCACCTCGTTGGGGAGGCGAGGCGAGGCCAGCCCGCCGGCAGCCTTGTCCTCGACGGCCAATAGCCGCCGGCGTAGATAGTCACCAGCCTCATCCCAGGAAACCGGAACCAGGGCGCCATCACGACGGATCATCGGCCGCTTGATCCGGTCCCGGCTCGCGACGAAATCGAGGCCGAAGCGTCCCCGAACGCAGAGCGTTTCGCGGTTGACCCCCTCGTCCCACTTCGAGCGCACCCGCATGAACTCGCCCTTACGTGTACCCACTGTCAGCTGGCAACCGGTGCCGCAATGCGGGCAGACCGTGTCGGTCTCGGCGAGATCCCAGGGCCGCGCCTTGTAGCGATAGGGGAAGCTCATCAGTGCGCCGACCGGGCAGACCTCGACGCAATTGCCGCATTGGTCACATCCGGCGAGACTGCCCTCGAAGCCGGTGACGGCGGTATCCATGCCTTTTTCGATGGTGCCCAGCGCCACCGCGCCGACGACCTCCTCACACATCCGGACACAGCGCTGGCACTGGATGCAGCGGTTGACGTTCATGATGATGACCGGGCTCAGACGAATGTCCTCGGAGTGGAACACACGCTTGTCATCGCGGAATCGGCTCTCGCGGGGTCCGTAGGCCATCACCATGTTCTGAAGCTCGCATTCGCCGCCCTTGTCGCAGATCGGACAGTCGAGGGGGTGGTTGGCGAGCAGCATATCGAGCATGGAAGAGCGGGTTTCCTCGATCAGAGGTGTGTTCGCCCGCACCACCATACCCTCGGTGACGGCGGTGGCGCAGGACGGCTGCAGCCGCCGCTGCCCCTCGATCTCCACCAGGCACATCCGGCAGGAGGCCAGCGGCGGCAGACGCTTCAGATAGCAGAAGGTCGGGATATCGATGCCCAAACGCCGAGCGGCCTGCAGCACTGTCGAGCCAGCCTCAACTTCCAGCGTTTGTCCATCGATCGTAATGCTAACCATACTTCCTCGCAGTCTTGTCGCGGCGCGGTTCTTCAGTGAAAGGGCAACTGCGCTCCTCGATATGCGCAACGAACTCAGTCCGAAAATGCGCGAGTGCCGCCCGCAACCCCATCGCCGCTCCGTCACCCAAGGCACAAAACGTATTGCCGAAAATGCCTTTGCAGAGCATATCCAGCTGCTCCAGATCGCCGGCAGCACCTTCGCCGGCCTCGATCCGGCGCAGGACCTTCACGACCCAGTTCAATCCTTCCCGGCATGGCGTGCATTTGCCGCAGGACTCGTGGTGGAAGAACTCGATGATCCGGGTGGCGACCTTGACCATGCAGGTCGAGTCATCGATCACGATAACGCCAGCCGAACCGAGCATCGAGCCGGCGGCAGCCAGCGAGTCGAAATCCATCCGCACCTCCAGCCCGTGCTCCGGTATGACAGGCGCCGAGACCCCGCCCGGGATCACCGCCTTGATTTTACGTCCCGGCAGCGCGCCGCCGGCGTGGTTCTCGACCAGTTCGCGCAGTGGTATGCCCATCGGCAACTCATAGAGACCGGGTTTGCGCACCTGACCACTGAGGCAGTAGAGCTTCGGGCCCGGGCTCTTTTCCGGGCCGATGCCGCGAAACCAGTCCCACCCCCGCATAATGATATGCGGCACGCAAGCGAGCGTCTCGACATTGTTGATCACGGTAGGGCTGGCGTAGAGCCCGGCCACGGCCGGAAATGGTGGCTTCAATCGCGGCTGCGCCCGCTTGCCCTCGAGCGACTCGAGCATTGCAGTCTCCTCGCCGCAGATATAAGCACCGGCGCCGCAGTGGATGTGTATGGCGAAATTGAAATCCGAGCCCAGAACGCGCTTTCCGAGATAGCCTTTTGCCTGGGCCTCGGCGATCGCTTGCTGCAGACGACGGATCGCCGTCACATATTCTCCGCGAATATAGACATAGGCGGTTTCGGCCCCGATCGCGTAGGCACTGACCGCCAGCCCCTCGATTAGTTGATGCGGGTCGCGCTCCATGATGATCCGGTCCTTGAACGTGCCCGGCTCGCCCTCATCGGCGTTGCAGCACAGATATGTCGGCTTACCCGTGCGCTTCGGCACGAAACCCCATTTCATGCCCGTTGGGAATCCGGCACCGCCGCGACCGCGCAGGTTGGACCGTTTGACGAGGTCGATGACCTCGTCAGGCGTGTACTCGCGCAGCGCCTTGGCCAGCGCCTGGTAGCCGCCGCCAGCCTCGTAGGTCGACACCAGATGACCGTCCGCAACATCGACATTTTTGAGAAGAACCGGCTCGAACATGGCGCTACTCCCCCGGCAGCCGCGCAGGGGCGTGTTCGACGCTCGCGGCTCCCGCTGTCGCCCGCAGGCTGTCCAGCAATGCGTTTATCCGCGCCACATCAAGGTGGGCGTGATAATCGTCGCCGACTTGCATCACCGGAGCCATCTCGCAGGCGCCGAGGCATTCGACGGTCGAAAGGGTGAACAGCCCGTCCGGGGTGGTGTCGCCTTTCCTGATCCCCAGCACGGTTTCCAGATGGTTCAGCAGCTCCTCCGATCCGCACAGCATGCAGGAAACATTGTCACAGAGTTGCAGGTGGAACATCCCCACTGGCTCGGTGTGGAAGAGGGTGTAGAAGGTCGCCAGCTCGTACACCCATATCCGCTCGACTCCGAGAATGTCGGCGACCTCTTCCAACACTGGCCCGGGCAGATGGCCATGTTCTTCCTGCGCGATCAGGAGTGCCGGCATGATCGCAGAACGCTGGTCGGGATACCGCGCCGCCGCCTCTTCGATCTTTTCGCGCATGGTCATCGCATTCAAATCCTTGCTACTTGTCCACCTCCGCCATCACAGGGTCGAGGCTGCCGAGCACGGCGATCATGTCCGCCAGATAGCGGGCGTTGGTGACCCCGAAGAGGGCCTGAAGATTGACGAACGAGGGTGCCCGCACCTTCATGCGGAACGGTTTTGGCGACCCGTCGCTGATGATGTAGAAGCCAAGCTCGCCCTTTGGCGCCTCGATCGCCGAATAGACCTCGCCCTTCGGCACCTTGAAGCCGTAGGCCGACAGATCGAAATGCTGGATCAGCGCCTCCATCGAGCAGTGCACCCGATCCTTGTCCAGCGGGAAGGCGATCGTCGGCATGTCGATCTGGAACGGCCCCTCAGGCATCTGGTCGATGCATTGTTCGATGATCCCTATGCTTTCGCGCATCTCGTCGACGCGGCATCGCCAGCGTGCATAGCAATCGCCCTCGTCACGGGTGATGACGTTGAAATCGAGTCGGTTGTAGATCTCGTAGGGCTCATCGCGCCGGATGTCCCAGTCGACACCGGAAGCACGCAGGTTCGGGCCGCTGAGGCCGAGATCGACAGCATCCTCGGCGGAGATCACGCCGATCCCCTTCGTGCGATTGAGAAACACCCGGTTATCTTCGAGCAGTCGCTCATAGTCGCGGATCCGGTTCGGGAATATGTCGCAAAACTCCCGGATTTTGGGGAAGAACCCGTCAGGCAGGTCCTCGCGCACCCCGCCGACCCGGCAGAAGGACGTGTGCATGCGCGCCCCGGTGATCATTTCCAGGAGGTCCATGATCATTTCGCGCTCGCGCATGACGTAAAGCAGCGCGGTCATGGCGCCGAGATCCATCGGCAGCGCGCCGGTGATCAGGAGGTGACCGGAGATCCGTGCCAGCTCGGCCATCATCACGCGGATATATTGCGCCCGGATCGGCGCTTCTATGCCGAGGAGTTTCTCCACCGCCAGCGCGAAGGCGAGGTTGTTCGAAGGCGGACAGAGATAGTCGAGCCGGTCCGTCAACGGGAAGATCTGGGTATAGGTGAAGCTCTCCGCCAGTTTTTCGGTGCCGCGATGGAGATAGCCGATATGCGGATCGACGCGCTCCACGAACTCGCCGTCCAGTTCGAGGACGAGCCGAAGAACCCCATGGGTGCTGGGGTGCTGCGGACCGAGGTTGAGAAGCACTTCCCTGGTATTGAGCGCTTCACCCTCGGGCCTGCTGAGCTCGGTGACTTCAGTCATCTCAACGTTCCGGCGTAGAACGGCCTCCCTTACGGAATGTCCCTGGTGGCAAGGTCGGGCTGCGTTGGCGGCGGACCTTCGGCACCGAAGGGGTTCAACTTGTCCTTATAGCCCCTGAGAGGGAAATCCTTGCGCTGGGGAAAGCCCTCGAAGCCTTCCCACATGTAGATCCGGCGCAGATCGGGATGTCCCTCGAACCGGATGCCATACATGTCCCAGGCCTCACGCTCATGCCAGTTGGCGGTGCGCCAGACTCCCGTGACCGAAGGCACTTCAGGAGGATCGCCAAGCCGGCACTTGATGCGGACCCGCCACCTATTGGGCAGCGAATAAAGGTGGTAGACCGCCTCGAACCGCGGCGTTTCGGGATAATGATCGACCCCGCAAATGTCGGAGAGGAAATTGAATTGCAGTGCCGGATGCTCTTTCAGGAATCGGCAGAACTCGACGATCCTTGCGGGCGGAACGGCAAAGGCGTCGATACCGTGCGCAGTGCCGAGGTCCTCGATTGTTTCTCCGAAGCGCTCCATGATCGGAGCGCGATTGAGGGACGGCTCCGCACTCATGACGCTATAACCCGATCCAGAGGTGTGCCGGCAAGTGCCCGGGACCTCTTGATCTTTTCCTGAAGCAGGAGGAAGCCGTGCATCAGCGCCTCCGGCCGGGGCGGACAGCCAGGCACATGCACATCGACGGGCACGAAGGTTTCCGATCCCTGCACGACGGCATAGGTATTGTAGACCCCGCCCGAAATAGCGCAGGTACCCATGGCGATCACCCAGCGCGGTTCCGGCATCTGGTCATAGAGCCGACGCACGACGGGCGCGAATTTCCGGGTCACGGTGCCGGCGATGATCATGACGTCGGATTGTCTCGGCGAAGGGCGGAACACCACGCCGAACCGGTCGAGATCGTAGCGGGCGCAGCCGGCCGAAATCATCTCGATGGCGCAGCAGGCAATGCCGAAGGTCTCCGGCCATAGCGCCGACCGCCGGCTCCAATTGATGATGCTGTCGGCCGTGGTGAACAGCACGCTGTCGCGGATCGCGTTGTTTACGCCTCCCATTCCAGCGCTCCTTTCAGCCAGGCGTAGGCGAAGCCCACGAGAAGCAGCACTATGAAGATGAACATCTCGATATAGCCGACCAGCCCGATCTCTTTCAGGACGACTGCCCAGGGAAAGAGGAACATCGCTTCGACATCGAAAACGACCAGCAGGATCGCGAGGATAAAGAACGGCACCCTGAAGCGGCCCGCCGCCGCCTCGCCCGCTGCGTCCATGCCGCATTCATAGGGCATGTTCTTGGCAGGATAGGGATTGGACGGGCGCAGCAGCGAGGAAACGAACAATGTCACCCCCGCCACCAGAACGACCCCGGCGACCATGAAAAGAACCGGCAAGAATTCCATTGCAGTCATCACTGCACCGGTTGCCCACTGACCTCATCCCGAACGGGTAAATTGGTCACGCCGCAGCGCGACTTGGGCAATCCTTCCTCTATCCCTAAGTCTATTCCGTCGGTGTGATCATTGCAAATCCAATCGTTCACCCGCCAAGGACCGAATCTTGGGCAAGCTTCAGGAACCATGATGGAAATAGGCCGATGCCGATGGTGCCGGCAGCGGTGACGGCGAGTGTCGCGCCCACCAGAGGCGTCAGCGCCGGCGTGAACGCCCTCTGCGGCTCGCGCATGTAGATCACCATGACGATGCGAATGTAGAAATAAGCGGCGATGGCGCTGAGCAGCACGGCGATGATTGCCAGCATGACGAAACCATGCTCGACGAGGGCGACCAGCACGTAAAACTTGGCGAAGAACCCG contains:
- the nuoH gene encoding NADH-quinone oxidoreductase subunit NuoH, whose protein sequence is MELIVALGLIVFKVAFLIAILLLLPLPLTWLERKVAGHIQQRMGPMRVGWHGLLQPVADGIKLLTKEDHIPAEADRFLFKLAPILALAPPFVVFVAIPFGESISVLGAEITLYASNMNVALLFVFAVIGIEVYGVIFGGWAANSKYAVLGSLRTCAQMISYEIPMGFAVIGVVMLAQSMSLLDIVRAQSDVWNIVYQPVGFFVFFVAGLAEAQRIPFDLAEAEGDLGAGFHTEYSGIRFAFFMVSEYAIVLLVSVLVVILFFGGWNGVLIPLPPLLWFVLKVAFFVYVFIWFRFTFPRYRYDQLMAIGWKVLLPLSMANIIITGVLLGAVAAP
- a CDS encoding NADH-quinone oxidoreductase subunit I yields the protein MSRAQDRVGTWIGWAFFADLASALALTFGYGISRTVTMQYPDKEKWLPYSRYRGHHFLKRDEEGEIKCVACELCARICPCDCIEVVPYEDEKGNRHPAKFEIDTARCLFCGLCEDACPADAIALGQQYEFSSFSSRDLVIGRDDLLAKPGKAATGGGVVAASLNTAKDVLVETKETKGYNWWRNIRRT
- a CDS encoding CBS domain-containing protein; amino-acid sequence: MLVGEIMKNKGVGVIAVAPDQTVVEVLRLFRENNIGFVVVSQSNDEYVGSLSERDCCNAVAEYGAEAATMRVADVMNRNVATCSTRDLLPVAMGIMTQRRTRHVLVMDDGDVVGVVSIGDVVKHRLEEAQRTEQDLQDYICGNRYH
- a CDS encoding AMP-binding protein: MPPVDILSEIVRADDRVALVFADGRTLSYADLDARTLRFAERLGQGKKRLIAISAETSEHMIVAYLGALRAGHAVAMLPPCDDRLWRDFLAAFRPDFTFRPADGRWRLIDESRPGGSRQQLHPDLALVLMTSGSSGTAKAVRLSYANLDANARSIADYLDLSSADRAALVLPLHYSYGLSVLHSHLVAGGSIFLPGVSVMSDDFARVIGESGCTNFSGVPYSYELMENTGFRATELKALRFMTVAGGRLAPELIRRYRDYMRAGGGRFFVMYGQTEAAARIAFVPPESLSDHEERIGIAIPGGSLSLADDEGNPVDRPGAAGELVYSGPNVMMGYGADRADLARSAEIEALHTGDIAVRDHEGFFRIVGRKSRFAKVAGLRIGFDIMEQVLAEAGIAAAVVGDDEGLQAYVTDVDVADQARRILAKASHLPANLICVSEQTNLPRLASGKIDYDSLEKKMLKTREKGRQAAVSVLEAYARVFYPLSVGRNDSFVSLGGDSLRFLQLTMEFGRLGVDLPEGWAHARIAELDNCRQVTRSRLADVRALPTDLVLRAIAILLVVVHHEMVWPIPGGSGVMLLLVGFSLARFQSAHFLAGRFRQALRPAINVLIPYFFIVAAYALVWRAVPWASITLTGNFGYADPERHEMVPYLYWFIEAYAQTLLVFALIFAIPAVRKLARARPFAFSLGLLGLAVAARFSLPPIFDIGKRQIFTIYWGFHLAIFGWCAGLADRAARRMVLTALAAAVLGYLAFWETVWIGTTVKYLTIFAALLALLYLPRIPLPVWLGRFVTLIAVSAFPIYLLHRFVPELLMTPAAGALPVSVFHLLAIAGGLALGIIANKTVAEFRNLLGGMAIGENTGVPQPALLLQRPFVMRRNR
- a CDS encoding sulfonate ABC transporter substrate-binding protein; the protein is MTRRAFTAVVAGAIATPLTHIRMARAAEKVVRIGYQKYGTLVLLKGKSTLEKKLESIGYSVEWTEFPGGPQLLEALNAGAVDFGSTGETPPIFAQAANAPLVYIAHEPPAPRGEAILVPKDSPIKSVAELKGKKLALNKGSNVHYLLVKALEEAGLNYEDVELSFLAPADGRAAFEKGAVDAWVIWDPFQAAAEVTIEARELRNGEGIVPNHQFYLGTKTLVDGHGEAIDVLIEAISEIDEWTKSDTAAAAAELSPSVGIPKPILVKALERQSYGVKSLDDTVVAQQQSIADTFFKLKLIPKEVTIADVVRKGKA